In Kitasatospora sp. NBC_00240, the following are encoded in one genomic region:
- a CDS encoding helix-turn-helix domain-containing protein, protein MTDPGLGRGVLRPAAAATQFDLLRREPAADLAPYVEYHWIVRWDLRGRPPYEQQVLSHPNVHLVFEEPAAAVYGVQRGLFSRRLTGAGHVLGVRFRAGAFRPLLGAPVAGLADRVVPAAALFGPAADEAGRAVLGTADPAAMAAAAEDFLRGVLPADPPQPAARQAEAVLALIADTPALVRVDQVAAASGISVRGLQRLFAEYVGAGPKWVLRRARLHEAAARAEQGTGVDWAALAADLGYADQAHLVRDFTAVVGAPPARYARRGPAPARGAVAGTDR, encoded by the coding sequence ATGACCGACCCCGGGCTCGGGCGGGGGGTGCTCCGCCCGGCCGCCGCCGCCACCCAGTTCGACCTGCTGCGACGGGAGCCGGCCGCCGACCTCGCCCCGTACGTCGAGTACCACTGGATCGTGCGGTGGGACCTGCGCGGCCGCCCGCCGTACGAGCAGCAGGTGCTCTCCCACCCGAACGTCCACCTGGTCTTCGAGGAGCCGGCGGCCGCCGTCTACGGGGTGCAGCGCGGACTCTTCTCCCGGCGGCTGACGGGCGCCGGCCACGTCCTCGGGGTGAGGTTCCGCGCGGGGGCGTTCCGGCCGTTGCTCGGCGCCCCGGTGGCCGGCCTCGCCGACCGGGTGGTGCCCGCCGCCGCGTTGTTCGGCCCGGCCGCCGACGAGGCCGGGCGGGCCGTCCTGGGCACCGCCGACCCGGCCGCCATGGCGGCGGCGGCCGAGGACTTCCTGCGCGGCGTCCTGCCGGCGGACCCGCCGCAGCCGGCGGCCCGGCAGGCCGAGGCGGTCCTGGCCCTGATCGCGGACACGCCCGCCCTGGTCCGGGTCGACCAGGTGGCCGCCGCTTCGGGAATCTCGGTGCGGGGCCTGCAACGGCTGTTCGCCGAGTATGTCGGGGCCGGCCCGAAGTGGGTGCTGCGCCGGGCCCGGCTGCACGAGGCGGCGGCCCGGGCCGAGCAGGGGACCGGCGTCGACTGGGCCGCCCTGGCGGCCGACCTGGGCTATGCCGACCAGGCCCACCTGGTACGGGACTTCACCGCCGTGGTCGGGGCCCCGCCGGCCCGGTACGCCCGGCGCGGGCCGGCGCCGGCCCGCGGGGCCGTGGCTGGTACGGACCGGTGA